A region of Brevundimonas sp. NIBR10 DNA encodes the following proteins:
- a CDS encoding glycoside hydrolase family 95 protein codes for MFTRRGAMAVGAAAGLTGLEPIPASAATSANPLTLWYRQPAAAWTEALPIGNGRLAAMVFGGVARERLQLNEDTLWGGGPYDPANPKAREGIPRVRALIEEERWVEARDFSTASIMATPIRQMSYNALGDLYLDFEGTDGASAYRRKLDLDGALSSVRFEAGGATHGRQAFVSAIDQVIAVRLTAGTGGVSFSAGFENPPGATAVARTEGADTLVFAGRNISQHGVAGALRYETRLKIIPTGGRTAVQDGRLTVSGADSVVLLIAAATSYRSFRDVSGDPAARTRKAVVDAAAKGWDALLADHQREHRRLFRKVAFDVGTTPAADRPTDERVATSQTSDDPALASLYFQYGRYLLISSSRVGTQPANLQGVWNENNSPPWGGKYTININTEMNYWPAEPTGLSECVEPLVAMVKDLAITGARTAQVMYGARGWVCHHNTDLWRATAPIDGSQYGVWPTGGAWLCKHLWDRWDYGRDDAYLAAVYPVLKGACLFFLDTLQVERGTNFLIVSPSISPENIHPGGTSLCAGPTMDQQILRDLFGNTIRAAERLELDPGLRAEIAAAQARLAPNEVGPTGLLKEWREDWDATAPEQNHRHVSHLYGVYPSDQITTRGTPALAEASKASLAVRGDISTGWAIAWRLNLWARLGDGDRAHRILTHLLSPDRTYPNLFDAHPPFQIDGNFGGVSGMTEMLMQDHSGEIALLPALPAAWPSGSITGLRCRGGFGLSLRWDNGALVEAELTSDLSEPCVIRLGDRVLAIHLPAGGRRTLTPADFVQA; via the coding sequence ATGTTCACACGGCGTGGAGCCATGGCGGTCGGCGCGGCGGCGGGCCTGACGGGGCTGGAGCCGATTCCCGCGTCGGCCGCGACCTCGGCAAATCCTCTGACCCTCTGGTACCGACAGCCTGCGGCGGCGTGGACCGAGGCCCTGCCCATCGGCAACGGCCGGCTGGCAGCCATGGTCTTCGGCGGCGTGGCGCGCGAGCGCTTGCAACTCAACGAGGACACCCTGTGGGGCGGCGGTCCCTACGACCCGGCCAACCCGAAGGCGCGCGAGGGCATTCCTCGCGTCCGCGCCCTGATCGAGGAAGAGCGCTGGGTCGAGGCGAGGGACTTTTCCACCGCGTCCATCATGGCCACGCCGATCCGCCAGATGTCGTACAACGCCCTCGGCGACCTCTATCTGGACTTCGAGGGGACCGACGGCGCGTCAGCCTATCGGCGCAAACTGGACCTCGACGGCGCGTTGTCGTCGGTGCGGTTCGAGGCCGGGGGCGCGACCCACGGTCGCCAGGCCTTCGTCTCGGCCATCGACCAGGTCATCGCGGTGCGGCTGACGGCGGGCACAGGCGGCGTATCCTTTTCCGCAGGCTTCGAGAACCCGCCGGGAGCCACGGCGGTTGCGCGCACCGAGGGCGCGGACACCCTGGTCTTCGCCGGCCGCAACATCTCGCAGCACGGCGTGGCGGGTGCCCTGCGTTACGAGACACGCCTGAAGATCATACCGACCGGCGGACGGACGGCGGTGCAGGATGGGCGATTGACGGTCAGCGGGGCCGACAGTGTGGTCCTGCTGATCGCCGCGGCGACCAGCTATCGCAGCTTCCGCGACGTCTCGGGCGATCCGGCGGCCCGAACACGCAAGGCCGTCGTCGATGCTGCCGCCAAGGGTTGGGACGCCCTGTTGGCCGACCATCAGCGCGAGCACCGGCGGCTGTTCCGCAAGGTCGCCTTCGACGTCGGAACTACCCCCGCCGCCGACCGTCCGACCGACGAGCGCGTCGCCACGTCCCAGACCTCGGACGACCCAGCGCTGGCCTCGCTCTATTTCCAGTATGGTCGCTACCTGCTGATCTCGAGTTCGCGCGTCGGCACCCAGCCCGCCAATCTGCAAGGCGTCTGGAACGAGAACAACTCTCCGCCGTGGGGCGGGAAATACACCATCAACATCAACACCGAGATGAACTACTGGCCCGCCGAGCCGACGGGATTGAGCGAATGCGTCGAGCCGCTCGTGGCCATGGTCAAGGACCTGGCCATCACAGGCGCCCGGACCGCGCAGGTGATGTACGGCGCGCGGGGCTGGGTCTGTCATCACAACACCGACCTGTGGCGTGCGACAGCGCCGATCGACGGGTCGCAGTATGGCGTCTGGCCGACGGGCGGGGCCTGGCTGTGCAAACACCTTTGGGACCGGTGGGACTATGGCCGCGACGACGCCTATCTGGCCGCTGTCTATCCGGTGCTGAAGGGGGCGTGTCTGTTCTTCCTCGACACGTTGCAGGTCGAAAGGGGCACCAACTTTCTGATCGTCTCGCCGTCGATCTCGCCCGAGAACATTCATCCCGGCGGCACCTCCCTGTGCGCCGGGCCGACCATGGACCAGCAGATCCTGCGCGATCTGTTCGGCAATACGATCAGGGCGGCCGAGCGGCTGGAGCTCGACCCCGGCCTGCGCGCCGAGATCGCGGCGGCCCAGGCTCGGCTGGCACCCAACGAGGTCGGACCGACCGGCCTGCTCAAGGAATGGCGCGAGGACTGGGACGCCACGGCACCGGAACAAAACCATCGTCACGTCAGCCACCTGTACGGCGTCTATCCGTCAGACCAGATCACGACACGCGGCACGCCGGCCCTGGCCGAGGCGTCCAAGGCCAGCCTGGCGGTGCGGGGCGACATCTCGACCGGCTGGGCCATCGCCTGGCGGCTGAACCTGTGGGCCCGGCTGGGTGACGGGGACCGGGCACACCGTATCCTGACGCATCTGCTGAGCCCCGACCGGACCTATCCGAACCTGTTCGACGCCCATCCGCCGTTCCAGATCGACGGCAATTTCGGCGGCGTGTCCGGCATGACCGAGATGCTGATGCAGGACCATTCCGGCGAGATCGCCCTGCTGCCCGCCCTGCCCGCCGCCTGGCCGTCCGGGTCGATCACGGGCCTGCGCTGCCGGGGCGGGTTCGGGCTGTCGCTGCGCTGGGACAATGGCGCGCTGGTCGAGGCCGAACTGACCAGCGACCTGAGCGAACCCTGCGTGATCCGTCTCGGCGACCGGGTGCTGGCGATCCACCTGCCGGCTGGCGGGCGGCGGACCCTGACGCCCGCGGATTTCGTCCAGGCCTGA
- a CDS encoding EAL domain-containing protein, translating into MPQRAKARNQFWAVAAGGGAAIAALTATLHLMAADYDRLALDREQTVVNNGMQSRAAEVGQQVVPQAVWDDAVVNLDNRFDRAWAHDNVGTYLHVTNGFAFSWVLDARDMPIYGMSDGADAALGDYDRLAGPAARIVSEVRRKEADRSAHRANPGAEPEAAIVANTYDLIGNDLVILSATLVQPDFGSARIKAGRAPIILTGRVVDPAFVESFGQRYMLADAHLHHDDTRLEPDQAHAGITNSADRTVATLDWTPQQPGSRLLGKFLPIVLAIMAGLLAVALVAYRKNHAATKAVVASEARALHIAYHDALTGLGNRRAMDGRLSEAFTAVATGGPGYALYSIDLDNFKELNDISGHAVGDELLKNVARRLRRVAGQQGLCYRMAGDEFALIQFETDPNQIGHRAERTLKILARPYALSIGRFQLTATIGVAFAHAADTDSGEALRKADLALFAAKRDGRGRFALYEPAMDEDLRRRRGLVEALRRDIQAGALSMVYQPQVDRNRSMIGVEALVRWTSTEFGPVSPAVFVPLAEESGLIESLSAFTLSQSFKDSLRWPGLKMAVNISALQLKDPAFADRLLTLAGETGVSPTGIELELTEGVLVDRGQGASARLDALREAGFSIAIDDFGTGYSSLSYLSRFPIGKIKIDRSFVIDMGQSRSADVLVKSIVQLGRSLNMRVIAEGVETSDQWLRLAAVGCNEFQGYLASRPVPAEDIDRLYAGERIQVAGQDPDYAPEHHRVAA; encoded by the coding sequence GTGCCGCAGCGCGCGAAAGCGAGAAATCAGTTCTGGGCCGTGGCCGCAGGGGGCGGAGCCGCGATCGCTGCCCTGACCGCAACGCTGCACCTGATGGCGGCGGATTACGACCGGCTGGCTCTCGATCGCGAACAGACCGTCGTCAACAACGGCATGCAGTCTCGCGCGGCCGAGGTCGGACAACAGGTCGTTCCCCAGGCCGTCTGGGACGACGCCGTCGTCAATCTGGACAACCGGTTCGACCGTGCCTGGGCCCACGACAATGTGGGGACCTATCTGCACGTCACCAACGGCTTTGCATTCTCCTGGGTGCTCGATGCCCGCGACATGCCCATCTACGGCATGTCAGACGGCGCGGACGCCGCCCTGGGGGATTACGACCGACTGGCCGGACCCGCAGCGCGGATCGTCTCCGAGGTCCGTCGCAAGGAGGCAGACCGGTCAGCACACCGCGCCAATCCGGGTGCCGAACCCGAGGCCGCGATCGTCGCCAATACCTACGACCTCATCGGCAACGACCTTGTCATCCTGTCCGCCACACTTGTGCAGCCGGATTTCGGATCAGCGAGGATCAAGGCAGGGCGTGCGCCCATCATCCTGACAGGACGGGTCGTCGATCCCGCTTTCGTGGAGTCCTTTGGCCAGCGGTATATGCTGGCCGACGCGCATCTGCACCACGATGACACCCGCCTGGAGCCCGACCAGGCCCACGCAGGCATTACAAACTCCGCCGACCGCACCGTCGCTACCCTGGACTGGACGCCGCAGCAGCCGGGCAGCCGCCTTCTGGGCAAGTTCCTGCCGATCGTGCTGGCCATCATGGCCGGCCTTCTGGCGGTGGCCCTGGTCGCCTACCGCAAGAACCACGCGGCGACCAAGGCGGTGGTCGCCAGCGAGGCACGAGCCCTGCATATCGCCTACCATGACGCTCTCACCGGCCTGGGTAATCGCCGCGCGATGGATGGGCGACTGTCCGAGGCGTTCACGGCTGTGGCGACCGGTGGACCGGGCTATGCGCTGTATTCGATCGATCTGGACAACTTCAAGGAACTCAACGACATCAGCGGCCACGCGGTCGGCGACGAATTGCTCAAGAACGTGGCGCGCCGGTTGCGGCGCGTCGCCGGTCAGCAGGGCCTGTGTTACCGCATGGCCGGTGACGAGTTCGCCCTGATTCAGTTCGAAACGGACCCGAACCAGATCGGCCACAGGGCCGAACGAACCCTGAAGATACTTGCCCGACCCTACGCCCTCAGCATCGGTCGGTTCCAGTTGACTGCGACCATCGGCGTCGCTTTCGCTCACGCTGCGGATACCGACTCCGGAGAGGCGCTGCGCAAGGCCGATCTTGCACTGTTTGCGGCCAAGCGCGACGGCCGTGGCCGATTCGCCCTGTACGAGCCGGCCATGGACGAGGACCTGCGCCGGCGCCGGGGACTGGTCGAGGCGCTGCGCCGCGACATTCAGGCGGGTGCCCTCAGCATGGTCTATCAGCCCCAGGTCGACCGGAACCGCTCAATGATCGGGGTCGAGGCACTGGTCCGCTGGACCTCGACGGAGTTCGGCCCGGTTTCTCCCGCTGTCTTCGTGCCCCTGGCCGAGGAGTCCGGCCTGATCGAAAGCCTGAGCGCCTTCACCCTGAGCCAATCTTTCAAGGACAGTCTGCGCTGGCCCGGCCTGAAGATGGCGGTGAACATCTCCGCCCTGCAACTGAAGGACCCCGCGTTCGCCGACCGGCTTCTCACTTTGGCCGGCGAGACCGGAGTCAGCCCCACGGGCATCGAACTGGAACTGACCGAAGGGGTTCTCGTGGACCGCGGTCAGGGGGCTTCGGCGCGGCTGGACGCCCTGCGCGAGGCGGGATTCTCGATCGCCATCGACGACTTCGGCACCGGTTATTCCAGCCTGTCCTACCTGAGCCGTTTCCCGATCGGGAAGATCAAGATCGATCGCTCTTTCGTCATCGACATGGGTCAGTCCCGGTCCGCCGACGTCCTGGTCAAGTCCATCGTCCAGCTGGGCCGGTCATTGAACATGCGGGTCATTGCCGAGGGGGTCGAAACCTCCGATCAGTGGCTGCGCCTGGCTGCCGTCGGCTGCAACGAGTTCCAGGGCTATCTCGCCAGCCGGCCTGTGCCCGCCGAGGACATCGATCGCCTGTATGCCGGAGAGCGGATCCAGGTCGCCGGACAGGACCCCGACTACGCCCCCGAACACCATCGCGTCGCGGCCTGA
- a CDS encoding M20/M25/M40 family metallo-hydrolase translates to MRLGLLIGSLVLALILGVVSLQTPEPRPATASPTTFSAARAMVDVREMAQRPHPVSSPDHARVQAYLVQRMTALGLTPALQVGEMSAQGQRRLTRWGLDPTALPVNIVGILPGRNPDAPAVLVMAHYDSVADSPGAADDASGVAAILESVRAIKARGPAERDLIVLLTDAEELGLDGAVSFFKASSLPAHVGVVVNLEARGGGGRAMMFETGPGNRQTIDLFARTSARADGGATSNSLAVLVYELMPNGTDFTVSRERGIAGINLAFIGRPAQYHSPTSTPAALDQGSVQHIGSQALEATDAFLRSSALPRATEPRVYADILGHTIVAHAPATGWVLLALASALGLFAFWGGRHATGVTVVEVGRGMLGGVWVIATGLVLTHAVRLLAGPMSSRAGSADAYYVLLARLPWIEAGIGLTVLAMGLSVLAGRDRVGRRVLAGAVLLAAFAATLLGGVNPVVLGAAVVAIGLSLWGPGTTRSPWGGWLGLIALVLVLGVVVQIVAPTAAFLLIWPGLLAACAAAVSALVGARLKSMASLVAPAVVTALGGAWIVYLAHPVFLGIGMDLPGVLAPLTLLVLMFARPLAPQEGARRLAGAAAACVILACGVSLTARFAEPMEPEPPAAQG, encoded by the coding sequence ATGCGGCTTGGCCTGCTTATCGGTTCACTGGTCCTGGCGCTGATCCTGGGCGTCGTCAGTCTGCAGACGCCCGAGCCACGGCCGGCGACCGCATCGCCGACGACCTTCTCCGCCGCACGGGCCATGGTCGATGTGCGCGAGATGGCGCAGAGGCCGCATCCGGTGTCGTCGCCGGATCATGCGCGGGTCCAGGCGTATCTGGTGCAGAGGATGACCGCTCTGGGCCTGACGCCCGCGTTGCAGGTCGGGGAGATGTCGGCTCAGGGCCAGCGGCGGCTGACCCGCTGGGGCCTCGATCCCACCGCCCTGCCCGTCAACATCGTCGGCATCCTGCCCGGCCGCAATCCGGACGCCCCCGCCGTGCTGGTCATGGCCCACTACGACAGTGTCGCCGACTCGCCCGGGGCCGCCGACGATGCGTCGGGTGTCGCCGCCATCCTGGAAAGCGTGCGGGCAATCAAGGCCCGTGGGCCGGCCGAGCGCGACCTGATCGTGCTGCTGACCGACGCCGAGGAACTGGGGCTGGACGGGGCGGTCAGCTTCTTCAAGGCCTCTTCCCTGCCGGCCCATGTCGGCGTCGTGGTCAATCTGGAGGCGCGCGGCGGCGGCGGGCGGGCGATGATGTTCGAGACCGGGCCCGGCAATCGCCAGACCATCGACCTGTTCGCGCGCACCTCCGCCCGTGCCGACGGCGGCGCGACCTCGAACTCCCTGGCGGTGCTGGTCTATGAGCTGATGCCCAACGGCACGGACTTTACCGTGTCGAGGGAGCGCGGCATCGCCGGGATCAACCTGGCCTTCATCGGCCGGCCGGCCCAGTACCATTCGCCGACCTCGACGCCCGCTGCCCTGGACCAGGGCAGCGTCCAGCATATCGGGTCCCAGGCTCTGGAGGCCACCGACGCCTTCCTGAGGTCGTCCGCCCTGCCCCGTGCGACCGAGCCCCGCGTCTATGCCGACATTCTGGGGCACACGATCGTCGCCCATGCGCCCGCGACCGGATGGGTGCTGCTGGCGCTGGCAAGTGCGCTCGGCCTGTTCGCCTTCTGGGGCGGCCGGCACGCGACGGGGGTGACGGTCGTGGAGGTCGGGCGCGGGATGCTGGGCGGGGTCTGGGTGATCGCGACCGGGCTGGTCCTGACCCATGCGGTGCGGCTGCTGGCCGGGCCGATGTCGAGCCGGGCGGGGTCGGCAGACGCCTACTACGTCTTGCTGGCCCGGCTGCCGTGGATCGAGGCCGGGATCGGGCTGACGGTGCTGGCGATGGGCCTGAGCGTGCTCGCGGGGCGCGACCGGGTCGGGCGACGGGTGCTCGCAGGTGCCGTGCTATTGGCCGCCTTCGCCGCGACCCTGCTGGGCGGGGTCAATCCCGTGGTGCTGGGCGCGGCGGTGGTCGCCATCGGGCTCAGCCTGTGGGGGCCGGGCACGACCAGGTCGCCCTGGGGCGGGTGGCTGGGGCTGATCGCCCTGGTGCTGGTTCTGGGCGTCGTGGTGCAGATCGTGGCCCCGACCGCTGCCTTCCTGCTGATCTGGCCCGGCCTGCTGGCCGCCTGCGCCGCCGCGGTGTCGGCGCTGGTCGGAGCGCGGTTGAAGAGCATGGCTTCGCTGGTTGCCCCGGCCGTCGTCACGGCCCTGGGCGGGGCATGGATCGTCTATCTGGCCCACCCGGTCTTCCTCGGCATCGGCATGGACCTGCCGGGCGTACTGGCACCCCTGACCCTGCTGGTGCTGATGTTCGCCCGGCCCCTGGCCCCCCAGGAGGGGGCGCGCAGACTGGCGGGAGCGGCGGCGGCCTGTGTGATCCTGGCCTGCGGGGTCTCGCTGACGGCCCGGTTCGCCGAGCCGATGGAGCCCGAGCCGCCAGCCGCCCAGGGCTGA
- the recA gene encoding recombinase RecA: MASQAALKLVGKEDGDKQRALEAAIAQIDRAFGKGSVMKLGKNGVTQAIPSVSTGSLGLDIALGIGGLPRGRVIEVFGPESSGKTTLALHTVAEIQKAGGVAAFVDAEHALDPGYAQKLGVNLDDLLVSQPDTGEQALEIVDTLVRSGAVDIVVVDSVAALTPRAEIEGEMGDSLPGLQARLMSQALRKLTASINKSQCIVLFINQIRHKIGVMYGSPETTTGGNALKFYASVRLDIRRTGAIKDRDEVVGNTTRVKVVKNKVAPPFREVIFDIMYGEGISKLGEIIDLGVKAGIIEKSGSWFSYDSTRIGQGRENVRAFLKANPDMADAIEDKVRKSQNKIADELLGVPEPDEGQDLEG; the protein is encoded by the coding sequence ATGGCTTCGCAGGCGGCATTGAAATTGGTTGGCAAGGAAGACGGCGACAAGCAGCGCGCCCTGGAGGCCGCGATCGCACAGATCGATCGCGCCTTCGGCAAGGGCTCGGTCATGAAGCTGGGCAAGAACGGCGTGACCCAGGCGATCCCCTCGGTCTCGACCGGGTCGCTGGGGCTCGACATTGCCCTGGGCATCGGCGGACTGCCGCGCGGGCGGGTGATCGAGGTGTTCGGGCCGGAAAGCTCGGGCAAGACGACCCTGGCTCTGCACACCGTGGCGGAGATCCAGAAGGCGGGCGGTGTGGCGGCCTTCGTCGACGCCGAACACGCGCTGGACCCCGGCTATGCCCAGAAGCTGGGCGTCAATCTGGACGACCTGCTGGTGTCCCAACCCGACACGGGCGAACAGGCGCTGGAGATCGTCGACACCCTGGTGCGTTCCGGTGCCGTGGATATCGTGGTGGTCGACTCGGTCGCCGCCCTGACGCCCCGCGCCGAGATCGAGGGCGAGATGGGCGACAGCCTGCCGGGTCTTCAGGCGCGTCTGATGTCGCAGGCCCTGCGCAAGCTGACCGCTTCGATCAACAAGTCGCAGTGCATCGTGCTGTTCATCAACCAGATCCGGCACAAGATCGGCGTCATGTACGGCTCGCCGGAAACGACGACCGGTGGCAATGCGCTGAAATTCTATGCCTCGGTCCGTCTCGACATCCGCCGCACCGGCGCGATCAAGGACCGCGACGAGGTCGTGGGCAACACCACCCGCGTCAAGGTGGTCAAGAACAAGGTCGCCCCGCCGTTCCGCGAGGTCATCTTCGACATCATGTACGGCGAAGGCATCTCCAAGCTGGGCGAGATCATCGACCTGGGCGTCAAGGCAGGGATCATTGAGAAGTCGGGCAGCTGGTTCTCTTACGACTCCACCCGCATCGGCCAGGGCCGCGAGAACGTCCGCGCCTTCCTGAAGGCCAACCCCGACATGGCCGACGCCATCGAGGACAAGGTCAGGAAGTCCCAGAACAAGATCGCCGATGAACTGCTGGGTGTTCCTGAGCCGGACGAAGGCCAGGACCTGGAGGGCTAA
- a CDS encoding amidohydrolase family protein, translating into MKRVLLTTVAVLAMAAQVPMGALAQTQNPPAPTPAPAPDPAPPSPTPENPTPAPVLETGETAGTPPLPKPDDKPKWDVNNPPGPTRTVNLDVTEGTWMSLDVSPDGQTIVFDMLGDLYVMPITGGEARAISSGVAWDMQPKWSPDGRQIAFTSDRAGGDNIWVMDADGSNATQVSKESFRLVNQPDWSPDGQFIVGRKHFTSSRSLGAGEMWMWHRSGGGGVQLTTRRTQQKDTGEPAFSPDGRYLYFSDDATPGATFEYSKDVNTQIYVINRLDRETGETEEFLSGPGGSIRPTPSPDGKSLAFIRRVRYQSTLYVMDIESGRETPIYSGLDRDLQETWAIHGVYPAISWTPDNSAIVFWAGGKIRRIDVASKEVADIPFRITDTRRVEPAVRHTVDVAPDQFDVKMLRWVHPSPDGTKVVFEALGNLWIRDLPTGTARRLTSQSDHFELYPNWSRDGRSIVYTTWSDTDFGTVRVIPASGGTGRVVTQNPGHFIEPAFSPDGKTIVYRAVTDGFLSSGLWSRNPGIYRVPTAGGAPTFITDDGGAPQFGASNDRIFFAGRVETSSALKSVDLNGNEPRTHLTSEWASDFEVSPDERWVAWTERFNAYVAPFVATGRPVVVGAKGEALPQSRFTRDAGDWLQWSGDSSRLTWALGPEYFSRSVADAFKFVEGAPETLPKPPETGIQIGFIAMADKPTGRLALTGARIITMNGEQVIEDGVIVVNENRIEAIGPRGSVTVPADALVMDMAGKTIMPGLVDAHWHGSMANDEIIPQQSRVDYASLAFGVTTIHDPSNDTSEIFAHSELARTGRIVAPRIFSTGTILYGAATPFTAQVESLDDALSTLRRMKAVGAWSVKSYNQPRRDQRQQIIEAARQLNMSVVPEGGSLYQHNMTMVVDGHTTIEHSIPLAHLYDDVRQLWSQTDVAYNPTLVVAYGGSYGENYWYQESEVWNDPILTQYVPRRILDARARRPVTLPDNEWNHIAIASQAKALGDLGVMVAIGAHGQREGLGSHWELWNLSQGGMTPLQAIRAGTIGGARALGLDKDVGSLEVGKLADMVVLNANPLENIRNTTSIAYTVANGRVYDSRMDEVGRRNRPRQPFWFADAAGEAVPAAADADAAGHGHGGD; encoded by the coding sequence ATGAAGCGCGTGTTGTTGACGACGGTGGCGGTGCTGGCCATGGCGGCCCAGGTGCCGATGGGAGCCCTGGCCCAGACGCAGAATCCTCCGGCTCCTACGCCCGCTCCGGCTCCCGATCCCGCCCCCCCGTCCCCGACGCCCGAGAACCCCACGCCTGCCCCGGTGCTGGAAACCGGCGAGACCGCCGGCACCCCGCCGCTGCCCAAGCCTGACGACAAGCCCAAATGGGACGTCAACAATCCCCCCGGGCCGACCCGCACCGTCAACCTGGACGTCACCGAGGGCACCTGGATGTCGCTGGACGTCAGCCCGGACGGCCAGACCATCGTCTTCGACATGCTGGGCGACCTCTATGTCATGCCGATCACGGGCGGAGAGGCGCGGGCCATCTCGTCCGGCGTCGCCTGGGACATGCAGCCGAAATGGTCGCCGGACGGCCGCCAGATCGCCTTCACCTCCGACCGCGCGGGCGGCGACAATATCTGGGTCATGGACGCCGACGGATCCAACGCGACCCAGGTGTCCAAGGAGAGCTTCCGCCTGGTCAACCAGCCCGACTGGAGCCCCGACGGCCAGTTCATCGTCGGCCGCAAACATTTCACCTCGTCGCGCTCGCTGGGGGCCGGCGAGATGTGGATGTGGCACCGGTCGGGCGGTGGCGGCGTGCAGCTGACCACCCGCCGCACCCAGCAGAAGGACACCGGCGAACCCGCCTTCTCACCCGACGGCCGCTATCTGTATTTCTCCGACGACGCGACGCCGGGGGCGACCTTCGAATACTCCAAGGACGTCAACACCCAGATCTATGTGATCAACCGACTGGACCGCGAGACCGGCGAGACCGAGGAGTTCCTGTCCGGCCCCGGCGGTTCGATCCGCCCCACGCCTTCGCCGGACGGCAAGTCGCTCGCCTTCATCCGGCGCGTTCGCTACCAGTCGACCCTCTATGTGATGGACATCGAGAGCGGCCGCGAGACGCCGATCTATTCCGGGCTCGACCGCGACCTTCAGGAAACCTGGGCCATCCACGGCGTCTATCCGGCGATCAGCTGGACGCCGGACAACTCGGCCATCGTCTTCTGGGCCGGGGGCAAGATTCGCCGCATCGACGTGGCCTCCAAGGAGGTCGCCGACATCCCCTTCCGCATCACCGACACCCGTCGTGTCGAGCCCGCCGTGCGCCACACGGTCGACGTCGCGCCGGACCAGTTCGACGTGAAGATGCTGCGTTGGGTCCATCCCTCGCCGGACGGCACCAAGGTGGTGTTCGAGGCGCTCGGGAATCTCTGGATCCGCGACCTGCCCACAGGCACGGCGCGGCGCCTGACCAGCCAGTCGGATCATTTCGAGCTCTATCCCAACTGGTCGCGGGACGGCCGGTCGATCGTCTACACCACCTGGTCGGACACCGATTTCGGCACGGTGCGAGTGATCCCGGCCTCGGGCGGGACCGGCCGCGTGGTCACACAGAACCCCGGCCACTTTATCGAGCCGGCCTTCTCCCCGGACGGCAAGACCATCGTCTACCGCGCCGTCACCGACGGCTTCCTGAGCAGCGGCCTGTGGAGCCGCAATCCCGGTATCTATCGCGTGCCGACGGCGGGTGGTGCCCCGACCTTCATCACCGACGACGGCGGCGCGCCCCAGTTCGGCGCCTCCAACGACCGCATCTTCTTCGCCGGGCGGGTGGAGACCTCGAGCGCGCTCAAGTCCGTCGACCTGAACGGCAATGAACCGCGTACCCATTTGACGTCGGAATGGGCCTCGGATTTCGAGGTGTCGCCGGATGAGCGTTGGGTCGCCTGGACCGAGCGGTTCAACGCCTATGTCGCGCCCTTCGTGGCGACCGGCCGCCCGGTCGTGGTCGGGGCCAAGGGCGAGGCCCTGCCGCAATCGCGGTTCACCCGCGACGCCGGCGACTGGCTGCAATGGTCGGGGGATTCTTCGCGACTGACCTGGGCGCTGGGGCCTGAGTATTTCTCGCGCAGCGTCGCGGACGCCTTCAAGTTCGTGGAGGGCGCGCCCGAGACCCTGCCCAAGCCGCCCGAGACCGGCATCCAGATCGGCTTCATCGCCATGGCTGACAAGCCGACCGGCCGTCTGGCCCTGACCGGGGCCCGGATCATCACCATGAACGGGGAGCAGGTGATCGAGGACGGCGTCATCGTCGTCAACGAGAACCGCATCGAGGCGATCGGACCCCGCGGCTCGGTCACCGTGCCCGCGGACGCCCTGGTCATGGACATGGCGGGCAAGACCATCATGCCGGGCCTGGTCGATGCCCACTGGCACGGCTCCATGGCCAATGATGAGATCATCCCGCAGCAGAGCCGCGTGGACTATGCGTCCCTGGCCTTCGGGGTGACGACGATTCACGATCCGTCCAACGATACGTCGGAGATCTTCGCCCACTCCGAACTGGCCCGGACCGGCCGGATCGTGGCTCCGCGCATCTTCTCGACCGGGACCATCCTGTACGGGGCCGCGACACCGTTCACGGCCCAGGTCGAGAGCCTGGACGACGCCCTGTCCACCCTGCGGCGGATGAAGGCGGTCGGGGCATGGAGCGTCAAGAGCTACAACCAGCCGCGCCGCGACCAGCGCCAGCAGATCATCGAGGCGGCGCGCCAGCTGAACATGAGTGTCGTGCCGGAGGGGGGCTCTCTCTACCAGCACAACATGACCATGGTCGTCGACGGCCACACCACGATCGAGCATTCGATCCCGTTGGCCCATCTGTATGACGACGTCCGTCAACTGTGGAGCCAGACCGACGTGGCCTACAACCCGACGCTGGTGGTGGCCTATGGCGGGTCCTACGGCGAGAACTACTGGTACCAGGAGAGCGAGGTCTGGAACGATCCGATCCTGACTCAGTATGTGCCGCGCCGCATCCTCGACGCCCGCGCCCGGCGGCCGGTGACCCTGCCCGATAACGAGTGGAACCACATCGCCATCGCCAGCCAGGCCAAGGCTCTGGGGGACCTCGGGGTCATGGTTGCGATCGGGGCCCATGGCCAGCGCGAGGGCCTGGGGTCCCACTGGGAGCTGTGGAACCTGTCGCAGGGCGGCATGACCCCGCTCCAGGCGATCCGCGCGGGCACGATCGGCGGGGCCAGGGCCCTGGGCCTCGACAAGGACGTCGGCTCGCTCGAGGTCGGCAAGCTGGCCGACATGGTGGTGCTGAACGCCAACCCCCTGGAGAACATCAGGAACACCACATCGATCGCGTACACCGTCGCCAACGGCCGGGTCTACGACAGCCGCATGGATGAGGTCGGCCGTCGCAACCGCCCCCGTCAGCCCTTCTGGTTCGCCGATGCAGCGGGCGAGGCGGTTCCGGCGGCGGCGGATGCGGACGCCGCCGGTCACGGGCACGGCGGGGACTGA